The following are encoded in a window of Blattabacterium cuenoti genomic DNA:
- the lgt gene encoding prolipoprotein diacylglyceryl transferase: MLKYINWDPITKFVLWNGISIHIYSLMFVVSFLVGWYVMKYIYRIDNIHHKYLDPLLIYTVLGTILGARLGQVFFYDFSYFSDHWIEALLPVRENSSSLLLGMITGYEFIGYRGLSSHGATIGIMLSSFFYHKKILKNKKKSFFWICDRLCIVASLAAFFIRIGNFFNSEIVGKPCDFPWSVKFLQMDTAYGNLVPRHPAQIYEAISYLLIFLFLWFLYRKKNIRDLVGYISGIFFTFLWSVRFLLEFIKEPQGNEIINLFFLNTGQWLSIPCVIFGIIILSFSRKKKYFFS, from the coding sequence ATGTTAAAATACATTAATTGGGATCCCATTACGAAATTTGTTTTATGGAATGGAATATCTATTCATATTTATAGTTTAATGTTTGTTGTTTCTTTCTTAGTAGGATGGTATGTCATGAAATATATTTATAGAATTGATAATATTCATCATAAATATTTAGACCCTTTATTAATTTATACGGTTTTAGGAACTATTCTAGGAGCTAGATTAGGGCAAGTGTTTTTTTATGATTTTTCATATTTTTCTGATCATTGGATAGAAGCTTTACTTCCTGTAAGAGAAAATTCTTCCAGTCTTTTATTAGGAATGATAACAGGTTATGAATTTATTGGTTATAGAGGTTTATCTAGTCATGGAGCTACTATAGGAATTATGTTATCGAGTTTTTTTTATCATAAAAAAATATTAAAAAATAAAAAGAAATCATTTTTTTGGATCTGTGATAGATTATGTATTGTAGCTTCATTAGCTGCTTTTTTCATACGGATAGGAAATTTTTTCAATTCTGAAATTGTAGGAAAGCCATGTGATTTTCCTTGGTCAGTTAAATTTTTACAAATGGATACTGCATATGGAAATCTAGTCCCTAGACATCCAGCTCAGATATATGAAGCTATTAGTTATTTACTTATTTTTTTATTTTTATGGTTTTTATACAGAAAAAAAAATATAAGAGATCTTGTTGGATATATATCTGGAATTTTTTTTACTTTTCTTTGGTCTGTTCGTTTTTTGTTAGAATTTATAAAAGAACCACAAGGAAATGAGATCATCAATTTATTTTTTTTAAACACTGGACAATGGCTAAGTATTCCATGTGTGATTTTTGGAATAATTATTCTTAGCTTTTCAAGAAAAAAAAAATATTTTTTTTCATGA
- the yidD gene encoding membrane protein insertion efficiency factor YidD yields the protein MYKKNNVFNIFLLKIVQFYQIGISPWIGKHCRYIPSCSDYMIQSLTTYSFYRAILIIFKRIIRCHPWGKSGYDPIK from the coding sequence ATGTATAAAAAAAATAACGTATTCAATATTTTCCTCTTAAAGATTGTTCAATTTTATCAAATTGGAATATCTCCATGGATAGGAAAACATTGTAGATACATCCCTAGCTGTTCAGATTATATGATTCAATCTTTAACTACATATAGTTTTTATAGAGCTATTTTAATAATTTTTAAAAGAATTATTCGGTGTCATCCATGGGGGAAATCCGGATATGATCCTATTAAATAA
- a CDS encoding HesB/IscA family protein: MVFISDQAKNKLNSIMKEEGISHEISFIRFGVKKGECSSLSYELTFDQKQKKEDKLFQYGDMKILVDKNSFPYLAGTTLEYSGGLNGKGFYFKNPNAKHTCGCGKSFSS, from the coding sequence ATGGTTTTTATATCAGATCAAGCTAAAAATAAATTGAATTCTATTATGAAAGAAGAAGGAATTTCTCATGAAATTTCTTTCATTAGATTTGGAGTTAAAAAAGGAGAATGTTCTAGTTTATCCTATGAGCTAACTTTTGATCAAAAACAAAAAAAAGAAGACAAACTTTTTCAATATGGAGATATGAAAATATTAGTAGATAAAAATAGTTTTCCTTATTTAGCAGGAACGACGTTAGAGTATTCAGGTGGATTAAATGGAAAAGGATTTTATTTTAAAAATCCTAATGCTAAACATACTTGTGGATGCGGGAAAAGTTTTTCATCATAG
- a CDS encoding DUF192 domain-containing protein, whose amino-acid sequence MKKMKILFSLIVFFFFLSSEKSEKVDELFRDIGDQLEIQFLKHGELFMTNKNFFFKKIEIELANKEIEKKNGLMYRSFMKENRGMLFVLDKQEEIQKMNMKNMRIPLDIVYIDHFNKVVMINKYVSPMRNIEVIQNPSVKYILEINAGMSDKWGIKKGITKVFFKKT is encoded by the coding sequence ATGAAGAAAATGAAAATTTTATTTTCTCTAATAGTTTTTTTCTTTTTTTTATCTTCTGAAAAAAGCGAAAAGGTGGATGAATTATTCAGAGATATAGGAGATCAATTAGAAATTCAATTTTTGAAACATGGAGAATTGTTCATGACAAATAAAAATTTTTTTTTCAAAAAAATTGAAATAGAATTAGCTAATAAAGAAATAGAAAAAAAAAACGGACTAATGTATCGATCTTTTATGAAAGAGAATAGAGGAATGTTATTTGTTTTAGATAAACAAGAAGAAATCCAAAAAATGAATATGAAAAATATGCGAATTCCTTTAGATATTGTTTATATTGATCATTTTAACAAAGTGGTTATGATCAATAAATATGTTTCCCCTATGAGAAATATAGAAGTTATTCAGAATCCTTCTGTTAAATATATTTTAGAAATTAATGCAGGAATGTCAGATAAATGGGGAATAAAAAAAGGAATTACAAAGGTTTTTTTTAAAAAAACATAG